From Oryza sativa Japonica Group chromosome 4, ASM3414082v1, one genomic window encodes:
- the LOC136351043 gene encoding phytosulfokine receptor 1-like has product MTTRRCLCGALQEMSLLSHFCLCLQRKAGSCCRCIRFLHVFVFVLHIHGGHSQMCDPADLASLLAFSDGLDRMGAGLVGWGPNDTSCCSWTGISCDLGRVVELDLSNRSLSRNSFRGVAVAQLGRLPCLRRLDLSTNGLVGAFPASGFPAIEVVNVSSNGFTGPHPAFPGAPNLTVLDITGNAFSGGINVTALCASPVKVLRFSANAFSGDVPAGFGQCKLLNDLFLDGNGLTGSLPKDLYTIPELRWLSLQENQLSGSLDKALGNLSKLTLIDLSYNMFNGNIPDVFGKLRSLESLNLASNQLNGTLPLSLSSCPMLRVVSLRNNSLSGEITIDCRLLTRLNNFDAGTNTLRGAIPPRLASCTELRTLNLARNKLQGELPESFKNLTSLSYLSLTGNGFTNLSSALQVLQHLPNLTSLVLTNNFRGGETMPMDGIEGFKRMQVLVLANCALLGTVPPWLQSLKSLSVLDISWNNLHGEIPPWLGNLDSLFYIDLSNNSFSGELPATFTQMKSLISSNGSSGQASTGDLPLSFVKKNSTSTGKGLQYNQLSSFPSSLILSNNKLVGSILPSFGRLVKLHVLDLGFNNFSGPIPDELSNMSSLEVLDLAHNDLSGSIPSSLTKLNFLSKFDVSYNNLSGDVPAGGQFSTFTEEEFAGNPALCRSQSQSCYKRAVTTEMSSETRFTFGLFLTVEAGFAFGLLTVWNVLFFASSWRAAYFQMVDNFFDRFYVITMVNLNRLRRKWEHKDHP; this is encoded by the coding sequence ATGACTACTCGCCGTTGTTTGTGCGGTGCCCTGCAGGAAATGAGCCTCCTTTCCCATTTCTGCCTCTGCCTCCAGCGGAAGGCGGGAAGCTGCTGCCGTTGCATCCGCTTCTTACATGTGTTCGTCTTCGTGCTCCACATCCATGGCGGCCACTCCCAGATGTGCGACCCCGCCGACCTGGCGTCGCTTCTGGCCTTCTCCGATGGCTTGGACAGGATGGGCGCCGGGCTGGTCGGATGGGGTCCCAACGACACCTCCTGCTGCTCGTGGACGGGCATTTCATGCGATCTCGGGAGGGTGGTGGAGCTGGATCTCTCCAACCGGAGCCTCTCCCGGAACTCTTTTCGgggcgtggcggtggcgcagCTCGGCCGCCTGCCGTGCCTGCGGCGCCTCGACCTCAGCACGAACGGCCTCGTTGGCGCGTTCCCGGCGAGCGGCTTCCCGGCGATCGAGGTGGTGAACGTCTCCTCCAACGGATTCACCGGGCCGCACCCCGCGTTCCCCGGTGCGCCGAACCTGACGGTTCTTGATATCACCGGCAACGCCTTCTCCGGCGGCATCAACGTCACCGCGCTCTGCGCTTCGCCGGTCAAGGTCCTGCGGTTCTCGGCGAATGCCTTCTCTGGTGATGTGCCGGCCGGCTTTGGTCAGTGCAAGCTGCTCAACGACCTCTTCCTTGATGGCAATGGCCTTACTGGGAGCCTCCCCAAGGACTTGTACACGATTCCAGAGTTGAGGTGGCTAAGCTTACAGGAAAATCAGCTCTCTGGCAGCCTCGATAAGGCCCTCGGTAACCTCTCCAAGCTTACCCTGATTGACTTGTCATATAACATGTTCAATGGCAATATCCCTGATGTGTTTGGGAAATTGAGGAGCTTGGAGTCCTTAAACTTGGCTTCCAACCAATTGAATGGCACATTGCCTCTATCCCTGTCGAGCTGCCCGATGCTTAGAGTGGTCAGCCTGAGGAACAATTCGCTGTCCGGTGAGATTACCATTGACTGCAGATTGCTCACGAGGCTGAACAACTTTGATGCTGGGACCAACACGCTGCGTGGTGCTATACCGCCTCGCCTTGCCTCGTGCACTGAGTTGAGGACGCTGAACCTTGCAAGGAACAAGCTTCAGGGGGAGCTACCGGAGAGCTTCAAGAATTTGACATCACTGTCATACCTTTCTCTTACGGGGAATGGTTTTACCAACTTGTCATCAGCATTGCAAGTCTTGCAGCACCTGCCCAACTTAACTAGCTTGGTGCTCACCAATAACTTCCGTGGTGGTGAAACCATGCCAATGGACGGCATCGAAGGGTTCAAGAGAATGCAGGTTCTTGTCCTGGCGAACTGTGCACTCTTGGGCACGGTTCCACCTTGGCTGCAGAGCTTGAAGAGCCTCAGTGTGCTGGATATTTCATGGAACAATTTGCATGGGGAGATCCCGCCATGGTTAGGCAACCTCGACAGTCTTTTCTACATCGATCTGTCCAACAACTCATTCAGTGGGGAGCTTCCTGCAACCTTTACACAGATGAAGAGTTTAATTTCAAGTAATGGCTCAAGTGGGCAGGCGTCAACAGGAGACCTCCCATTATCCTTCGTCAAGAAGAATTCGACTTCCACTGGTAAAGGCTTGCAGTACAACCAACTCAGTAGCTTCCCGTCATCACTGATCCTCTCAAATAACAAGCTTGTTGGGTCAATATTGCCATCCTTTGGCCGTCTAGTGAAGCTTCATGTGCTGGACTTGGGCTTTAACAATTTTTCTGGGCCAATTCCTGATGAGTTATCAAATATGTCGAGCTTGGAAGTACTGGATTTAGCTCACAATGATCTCAGTGGGAGCATACCATCATCTCTAACGAAGCTGAACTTTCTGTCCAAGTTTGATGTTTCGTACAACAATTTGTCTGGAGATGTCCCGGCAGGAGGCCAATTCTCCACGTTCACAGAAGAGGAGTTCGCGGGCAATCCTGCGCTGTGTCGTAGTCAGAGCCAGTCATGCTACAAGCGGGCGGTCACGACTGAAATGAGTTCTGAGACACGTTTTACTTTTGGGCTTTTTTTGACCGTGGAAGCTGGATTTGCCTTTGGACTGTTAACCGTCTGGAACGTACTGTTCTTTGCAAGTTCTTGGAGGGCCGCGTATTTTCAGATGGTTGATAATTTCTTTGATAGGTTTTATGTGATAACAATGGTGAACTTGAACAGACTCAGAAGGAAATGGGAACATAAAGATCATCCTTAA
- the LOC4337369 gene encoding peroxisome biogenesis protein 22, giving the protein MPGLAADQDTVSLVRRVSRALNRRLTDLVGLLFHHKSAGSLGAVAGFAIAVVFAWKFLRSSPARPRRPPGPKRPLVGPAAPDSAARDAAEPANPGKLTTRQIVVKRLGGCRKVTCQLLGVVFEEITPQELQTHATVRPSVVELLLEIAKYCDLYLMETVLDDKSEENALLALESAGLFKTGGLMKEKVLFCSSEVGRTSFVRQLEADFHIDTSLDIISQLSRFIRCQLFVSSIEGGQLAGNVFNSPSLEQFFS; this is encoded by the exons ATGCcgggcctcgccgccgaccaGGACACCGTCTCGCtggtgcgccgcgtctcccgcgccctcAACCGCCGCCTCACCGACCTCGTCGGCCTCCTCTTCCACCACAAG AGCGCCGGATCCCTCGGGGCCGTCGCCGGGTTCGCCATCGCTGTCGTGTTCGCGTGGAAGTTCCTGCGGTCGTCGCCGGCCAGGCCGCGCCGCCCCCCCGGACCGAAGCGGCCGCTCGTCGGCCCTGCTGCCCCCGATTCCGCCGCTCGCGATGCGGCCGAGCCTGCCAATCCTGGGAAG CTGACGACACGGCAAATCGTGGTGAAGCGACTGGGCGGGTGTAGAAAG GTGACTTGCCAACTGCTTGGTGTTGTCTTTGAGGAGATAACTCCTCAGGAGCTTCAG ACACATGCCACTGTTAGACCTTCAGTGGTGGAACTACTACTCGAAATAGCCAAATACTGTGATTTGTATCTGATGGAAACTGTACTTGATGATAAGAGTGAG GAGAATGCTCTATTGGCCCTGGAGAGTGCTGGACTTTTCAAGACTGGTGGCTTGATGAAAGAAAAG GTACTCTTCTGCAGCTCTGAAGTTGGGCGAACTTCATTTGTTCGACAGTTAGAGGCAGATTTTCACATTGACACAAGCCTCGATATAATTTCCCAACTATCT CGGTTCATTCGGTGCCAACTCTTTGTTTCCTCAATAGAAGGAGGACAACTTGCGGGTAATGTATTTAACTCTCCAAGCCTTGAGCAGTTCTTCTCATGA
- the LOC4337367 gene encoding pentatricopeptide repeat-containing protein At3g50420, with amino-acid sequence MPPDWSRLGLEEALAAAALLLRSCSPRRAVLRRARAVHALLVVSSTPSSPALTTFLANQLLSLYARLSAVPDALALLRSTPRPSVVSYNTVLSALSRAPRHAPEGLRLFRRLHASGLRPTAPSLCALLRTAGELRDRRAGAAAHSQAATLGFLASDIVPTALLQMYSQCGAPRDANQVFDEMATRDGVAWNCVMHCNVRYGYLDRALGQFCRMVRGGLPPTESTLSSVLSGCGRAGDCLRGRVLHGWVVKLEELDPDMPLQNALLDMYSSCGDLDTALRVFERIETPDLVSWNTLIAGFSGVGDGCSAVHAFVQLKAVQFDERVVPDEYTLAAVVSASATLPAMFGGKPLHAEVIKAGLENSVFVGNTLLNMYFTNDDPHSARILFDSITQEDVIMWTEMVAGHSSLGEGELALRYFVSMLQEGYKVDSFSLSSALNSTTELAGLKQGEMLHAQVVKSGYEGNICASGSLVDMYAKNGALPGAYLVFRNIQRPDLKCWNSIIGGYGNHGNSEMAFKLFGEMIRDGLQPDHVTYISILSACSHCGLVEKGKFYWFCMMTDGIVPGFKHYTSMVSLLGRAGLLDEAVDLMMKSPFAKKCPELWRILLSSCITFRNLSIGVHAAEQALEQDPDDISTHILLSNLYASLGKWDFVAEIRKRMRGLMADKEPGLSWVEMKNVVHVFSADDECHSHIDDCHSELLRLKGNMELLDTCENEFMSSG; translated from the coding sequence ATGCCACCGGACTGGTCGCGCCTCGGACTGGAGGaggcgctcgccgcggcggcgctgctgctccGATCGTGCTCCCCTCGCCGCGCTgtcctccgccgcgcgcgcgcggtccacgcGCTCCTCGTGGTCTCCTCCACGCCCTCGTCGCCCGCGCTGACCACCTTCCTCGCCAACCAGCTGCTCTCCCTCTACGCCCGCCTCTCCGCCGTCCCCGACGCCCTCGCGCTCCTCCGCTCCACGCCGCGCCCCTCCGTCGTCTCCTACAACACCGTCCTCTCCGCGCTCTCCCGCGCCCCGCGCCACGCGCCCGAGGGTCTCCGCCTCTTCCGCCGCCTGCACGCGTCGGGCCTCCGCCCCACCGCACCTAGCCTCTGCGCCCTCCTGCGCACCGCCGGCGAACTGCGCGACCGTCGCGCGGGGGCCGCCGCGCACTCGCAGGCCGCGACGCTCGGCTTCCTCGCGAGCGACATCGTGCCCACTGCGCTGCTGCAGATGTACTCCCAGTGCGGCGCGCCGAGGGACGCCAaccaggtgttcgacgaaatggcgACGCGGGATGGGGTGGCGTGGAACTGCGTGATGCACTGCAATGTGCGGTATGGCTACCTTGACCGCGCTCTAGGTCAGTTTTGCCGGATGGTGAGGGGTGGATTGCCACCCACCGAGAGCACGCTCTCGTCAGTGCTGAGTGGTTGTGGACGAGCTGGGGATTGCCTCCGAGGGCGTGTGCTCCATGGATGGGTGGTGAAGTTGGAGGAGCTTGATCCTGACATGCCACTACAGAACGCGCTGCTCGACATGTACTCAAGCTGTGGTGATCTGGATACTGCACTGCGCGTGTTTGAGAGAATTGAGACGCCGGACTTGGTGTCATGGAATACTCTGATTGCTGGGTTTTCTGGAGTTGGGGATGGGTGCAGCGCTGTGCATGCCTTTGTGCAGCTGAAGGCTGTACAGTTCGATGAACGAGTTGTCCCTGATGAGTACACGCTTGCAGCTGTGGTGTCTGCTTCTGCTACTTTGCCTGCAATGTTTGGTGGGAAGCCGCTTCATGCCGAAGTGATCAAAGCTGGACTGGAGAACAGCGTGTTTGTAGGGAACACACTGCTCAACATGTATTTTACAAACGATGATCCCCATTCTGCACGGATTTTGTTTGATTCCATTACCCAGGAGGATGTAATCATGTGGACTGAGATGGTTGCAGGCCACTCCTCATTGGGTGAGGGAGAATTGGCCTTAAGGTACTTTGTTAGCATGCTTCAGGAAGGTTACAAGGTCGACAGCTTCTCTTTGAGCAGTGCTTTAAACTCCACGACCGAGCTTGCAGGCCTTAAACAAGGAGAGATGCTCCATGCTCAAGTGGTAAAAAGTGGTTATGAAGGCAATATTTGTGCCTCCGGAAGCCTAGTTGACATGTATGCAAAAAATGGTGCTCTCCCAGGGGCTTATTTGGTGTTTCGTAACATACAAAGACCAGATTTGAAGTGCTGGAATTCTATAATTGGAGGATACGGTAACCATGGGAATTCTGAAATGGCATTTAAGTTATTTGGTGAGATGATTCGGGATGGGCTGCAACCTGACCATGTAACTTACATCTCCATCCTCTCTGCATGTAGCCACTGCGGACTAGTTGAGAAAGGAAAATTCTATTGGTTCTGTATGATGACTGATGGTATTGTGCCTGGGTTCAAGCACTACACTAGCATGGTCAGTTTGTTGGGTAGGGCAGGTTTGTTGGATGAAGCAGTTGATTTAATGATGAAATCCCCTTTCGCCAAGAAATGCCCTGAACTATGGAGAATTCTGCTAAGCTCCTGTATAACATTTAGAAATTTATCCATTGGTGTTCATGCTGCTGAACAGGCGCTAGAGCAGGACCCAGATGATATTTCAACACACATATTGCTTTCAAACCTTTACGCCTCTTTAGGTAAATGGGACTTTGTTGCTGAAATTAGGAAAAGAATGAGAGGGCTAATGGCTGATAAGGAGCCTGGGCTGAGCTGGGTCGAGATGAAAAATGTGGTTCATGTCTTCTCTGCAGACGATGAATGCCACTCTCATATAGATGATTGCCACAGCGAATTGCTTAGACTTAAAGGAAACATGGAATTATTGGATACTTGTGAAAATGAGTTCATGTCAAGTGGCTAA
- the LOC4337370 gene encoding uncharacterized protein At2g24330: MAEGDAYAASAAASAASPRTPAPPETPSTQKRRQRGLVSRVWKGIFGRREDVEKLLQALSKEEEAVRSRLRRRARASRQSAHNVLAIAAALEIAAVGYAIMTTRSPDLSWQMRATRVLPMFLIPALAALIYSTITSVTKMLDNRDQHTLENLRAERQAKIDELKERTNYYTTQQLIQRYDLDPAAKAAAATVLASKLGADSGLRVFLGDESNRDATLSKSNDAQTTGPRQRKPGHLSNSTGRTYGPESLGGSYAYDGNEGVTTPNQRTVDHFRGPAGNDGGWLARAAALLVGEDPTQCYALICGNCHMHNGLARKEDFAFITYYCPHCNALNGPRQHDEHEMVSPGKETPISHSDGSIGHAGANLANSGAGSPIVKDLPTVEELPAESSVATNLPSAEELPAESPIANNLPAVEELAAESPVASSTPAIEELPAEGTVEKASIDHPAS, encoded by the exons ATGGCAGAAGGCGACGCCTACGCCGCCTCGGCCGCGGCCTCCGCGGCGTCGCCGCGGACCCCCGCGCCGCCGGAGACGCCGTCGACGCAGAAGAGGAGGCAGCGCGGGCTCGTGTCGCGGGTGTGGAAGGGGATATTCGGGCGGCGCGAGGACGTCGAGAAGCTGCTCCAGGCGCTctccaaggaggaggaggccgtgcgctcccgcctccgccgccgcgcccgcgcctcccGCCAGTCCGCCCACAACgtcctcgccatcgccgccgcgctcgag ATTGCGGCTGTTGGATATGCGATTATGACTACAAGATCACCGGACCTCAGCTGGCAGATGAGAGCAACCCGGGTGCTGCCCATGTTCCTGATTCCTGCTTTAGCTGCTCTCATTTACTCAACTATTACAAGCGTCACGAAAATGC TTGACAACAGAGATCAACATACTCTTGAAAACCTCCGTGCTGAAAGACAGGCTAAGATTGATGAGTTGAAGGAGAGAACGAATTACTACACTACTCAACAACTTATACAG AGATATGATCTTGATCCTGCTGCAAAAGCTGCTGCAGCAACTGTTTTGGCATCTAAACTGGGTGCTGATTCTGGATTGAGAGTCTTCTTGGGAGATGAGTCGAATAGGGATGCAACATTGAGTAAAAGTAATGATGCCCAAACTACTGGACCGAGGCAAAGAAAACCAGGACACTTGAGCAACAGCACTGGAAGGACATACGGCCCTGAGTCATTAGGCGGTTCATATGCCTATGATGGTAATGAAGGTGTCACCACTCCAAATCAGAGGACTGTTGACCACTTCAGAGGTCCAGCTGGTAATGATGGGGGATGGCTCGCACGAGCAGCTGCTCTGCTTGTAGGGGAAGATCCAACTCAGTGCTATGCGTTAATATGTGGCAACTGCCATATGCATAATG GTCTTGCAAGGAAAGAGGACTTTGCATTCATTACATATTACTGCCCGCACTGTAATGCCCTCAATGGACCACGGCAGCATGATGAGCATGAAATGGTATCTCCTGGTAAGGAGACTCCTATTTCTCATTCCGATGGCAGCATTGGCCACGCCGGTGCAAACCTTGCAAACTCAGGTGCCGGCAGCCCTATCGTGAAAGACTTACCCACGGTTGAAGAATTACCTGCGGAAAGTTCTGTTGCTACTAACTTACCATCTGCCGAAGAACTACCTGCAGAAAGTCCTATTGCCAACAACTTACCAGCAGTTGAAGAATTAGCTGCAGAGAGTCCTGTTGCCAGTAGCACACCTGCTATTGAAGAACTACCTGCAGAAGGTACCGTGGAGAAGGCAAGTATTGATCATCCTGCCAGTTGA